TGCTTTTCATCCAGCAGCTTAGGCTGCAAAAAATTAACGAACAGATATTAAAAGATGAAGAAGACAAATGCAGGAACAGAATGATTGCAATAGCACTGAAGTCCACAATTACCTTGCCTTCCCCTGTGCTTGTAACTATATCTATTGCGTAAACTTCATTCTCTTCAAATTCTGCATCATCAACTCTTGTTTCAGGATTGGAGACGCTCAGTATAACTTTGTTCCCGTCGATAACAAACTGCTTCAGCTGATGGCTAAGAACACCTTCAACAATTTTGCAGTCATATGCAGCAGCAACCTTCTGAATTGCATCTGTAACGTCTTTGTTCTGCAACGAAGAAGGAATTCATGAACAACCCCTTCTACTGCTTAGAAGttgaaacatatatatatacaaatttgactcaaaaaaaatcaaatttatagaGAATttgaaaaaacaccaagaaatCAGCAGAAAAAAGGAGATGATGGATCAGCAAAATACAAACATCTTTGCCTTAGTAAATTATACACATCATGAATTTCTTTGATAATTACTAACTCATGAAAGGAGATGATCAGTTTGGAAGAAGCAAAAATGATCGAAGAGGCATTTCCCTATCAGAGTAACTATGACAAAAAGCCTCACTTGGACATCTGAAACAACAGTGGTCCATGGCTCTTAAAAAGCATCATCATTTAGGGTTAGCTTAGCCAGACTAAGATTCTCAGTTCATTCTTAAAgctattaaaagaaaaacagcTGAATTTTTAAGTATGTAAAATCCAAAAGAAAAATGAACTTTCAGCAACAAACATGCTAAAAGGCTGAAGAGACTATTGACAAAGCAGAAAATTTTGATAAACAAATCAGAAAGCATAGATACTGgagaataattaaattaaagagaataaaaGACAACAAAGACAATGCAGTACAACTATGACTAAGAAACTAGCTCCAAAAATAATCCTTAGCCTCTTATAGCTTTTATCATCTAGCACACACATAGCAATCAAGTCACGCACCAAAAAGAAGAAAGGAATATTGAGAGAGAGGAGGGGTGGTAGCGGAAGAAGCTGCAGCAAGCTGACAGCCATTCAAAAATCACATATACGATGAAATCatgtaaacaaataaatatcaaCAAACATGTACAGAACTAAACTAAGTTCACTTAACATGTAAAGTTGTTGGCACATACAAATAATAGGCATGATCAGAATAAGATGTACCGaccatataattatttaatgccAGACAATTTTGGCAACAGGGAAAAAGAGGAAATCAACAATGAATTAATCACCTCGGCAAAGTTGCCGGTACTTTAAAGAGAATAAAAGACAGCCAAGACAATGCTCTATCAGTGTAACTATGACTTAAAATCTAGCTTCATTGGAAATTAATCCTTGGCTTGTTATAGTTTTCATCATCTAGAGATCCTACACAAGTAACAATCAAGTCTCCCACCAAAAAGAAGAAAGGAATACTGAGAGAAGGGTGGTAGAGGAAGGAACTTAAGCAAGCTGAAAGCCATAAATAGTCAAATACAAGATGAAATCgtctaaacaattaaaaatcaacaAAGATATATAGAACTAAACAAACTTCAGTTAGCTTTGATGATTTAAGATGTTGGCACATACAAATAATAGGCATGATCAGAATAAAATGTCTCGAACACATAGTTGTTTTATGCCAGACAATTTTGGCAACAGGGAAAAAGAGGAAATCAATAATGAATTGATCACCTCGGCAAAGTTGCCTGtaatttatagaaaataaaagaCGAAGACAATGCTCTATCAGTGTAACTATGACTTAAAAACTAGCTTCATTGGAAATTAATCCTTGGCCTGTTGTAGTTTTCATCATCTAGAGATCCTACCAGGAACAAACTGAAGCAAGCAGACAGCCACACTATAGTCAAATACAAGATGATTTTGTCTGAgcaaataaaattcaacaaagTAGAGAAAACTAAACAAAATCCACTTAAATTTGATGGTTGAAGATGTTGGCACATACAATAATAGGCATGATCAGAACAAGATGTATCGaccatataattattttatgccAGACAATTTTGGCAACAGGGAAAAAGAGGAAATCAATAATGAATTGATCACCTCGGCAAAGTTGCCTGTACTTTAAAGAAAAAGACAACGCTCTATCAGTGTAACTATGACTAAAAAACTAGCTTCATTGAAAATTAATCCTTAGCCTGTTGTAGTTTTCATTATCTAGAGATCCTACCACACGCAACAAACAAGTCATCCACCAAGAAGAAGAAAGGAATATTCAGGTGCAGGAACATATTGAAGCAAGCTGACAGCCACACAATAGTCAAATACAAGATTAAATCATCTGAGCAAATATAATTCAACAAAGATGTAGAGAAAACTAAACAAATTCCACTTAACTTTGCTGGTTGAAGATGTTGGCACATGCAAATAATAGGCATGATCAGAATAGATGTATCgaccatataatttttttaggccATACAATTTTGGCAACAGGGAAAAAGAGGAAATCAATAATGAATTAATCACCTCGGCAAAGTTGCCGGTACTTTGAGCAAGGCTAAACTTGCTCACAAGTCTAATGAATAATTAGGATCATATAGAAGATGGTTGACCATTAAAAGTCAACAAACTTATTTTGAAGCTCAATATTACTCAACTGACGTTTGATGTTCAGGAATGTCAGCACAAACTAGTGATAGACATGATCTGAACTATGATGTCaaccaaaaataaaagtatGGTATGTTAAAATTATGGCAACAGGGAAAGGAGGAAATCAACAGGCAATTAATATCTCAGCAAAGCTCCCTAAGTTTCAAGTTCAAGACGGTTTTAGATTCAGAATTAAGGTTGAAGATgcttgaaaattaaaaatcagcAAACTTATATTGGAAGCTTAATACTACTCCACTAATGTTTGATGTTTACAAATGCCAACATATACTAGTGATATACATAATCTGAACTAGGATGTCACCCAAAATATTCATTGCATGACCTGTGAAAAATATGGTAACAGGGAAAAGTGGAAACCAACAAGCAAGACTTCaagtttaacaattttaaattcaGATTCAAGGTTTGAAGTGCCATCATTATGGAGGACAATAGAATTTGAGTGAAATTGATGATGCGTGACTTTGCAAAATACAAAcagcaaaattaaaaaaaaagtgctGATTTTGGCAGATTCAGAAAGAATTTATTCACCTTCTTTCCGGGCCTTACAAGCCTTAAAGCAACTTCAGCAGCAGTATTCGCCGCTGCAATAACATCAGCTGCTCTACCAGTAACAGCTCCTTCTTGAATAGCATGAGTATGAGCAACAACAGCAATAAAACCGTCTATATGGCATCCCATATCACTGCATCCCATAAAACACATTACGTAAATGACAAAAATCGACCACAAGAAACAAAATACAATAAGAGCATATAGGCCTTACATTTTGACAACATCGCCTTCTTCAAACAGAGTCTCGTCGCTAGCAAGAGGGGAATAATGACAAACTGTGTTATTTACCGACACACATGTCGGGAATGCCACCCCTCTTTCAATCTTCTTTTTGACATTCTTGTACATATTACCAGTTTGCCTATTACAAACACACAACAAAAATTACCCATTATACACTATACTAACAAAGAAATACACATTACAAACACTAGTTTACACCATTTTACTTACTCTCTGATATATGCATCTCCTTTTTCACATACATCAACAATCTTTGCCTTCGGTTTGCATTCCGCTATCACTAACTGTAACGCCTCTGCGCAAAACAACATTTCACAACTCCGTAAACCCTAGAAATGTGCATaccacaaaaaaataaaaaaattacagagaCTTACTATTGACGATCTCAGCGGCGCTTTTATATTTGGTAACAACTTCAGGAGAAGTGAGATCCAACTCCTTCTCCTCTCTCTCATCATCCGACATCGTTTTGAAGCGTTTCTTTTATATATACAGCTTCTTAAATAAACCTATTGCCTGTAATTAACCACAAAATTCAGAAACAGAGTAATGATATTGAAAATGAGAATAAAATACTAATCGGCGATCAAAAACGACGAACAGAACCTACCGGAAATGTGTGTGTGAAGCAAAACTGACGGCTTAAGAAGCTAGGGTTTAGCAGGGATAAGAAGAGGGCAGAAGTGAAGAGAATGGGGGGGAGTGGtgctatataaataaaaagtgagGTGGCTCACTTAAGAGCTAGGGTTATTGTCCTTGTGGCAGCGTTTTCTTATatagaaatgttttttttttttttgacaaaaggTATATTTGGGTCCTTACATTATCAACTTATCGACAATTTAGTCCTTTCGCTACAAGTTGCATACGTTACGTCCCATACTGTCAATTTCGTCCGATTTAAATCCTTCTGTTACATTCTATTGAGACGTGACAAACGCGTTTTATAGTGAGAGTGCAGaaataataagaaataataattataacttCAAGTCTATTTGGTTCATCTGTTTGATGAAGCTGATAGATATTCGTTGGTAGCTTGTTTGGTAAATTTTATTGAGTTGTTGTTGTTTCTTAATAAAATGACCAATATGTATATCATATGTAAGAAtgtactttttataatttacagacaaaattaataagattttacgaaataaaataaattaaatattccaaaaaagatttatttttcttaatattaaaaagtaataataaaattaacatatatattataaatcttTTCTTTCTCTCATTAAACTATGAGCAATttgatcttttattattttcatctgTGCAGTTTCGCCTTCTTCATAACTTTTACTTGGTTGGTCCTCATCGGTGACGAAGCCAGATCGCAAATTCATGTAAGGCAcgatttaactaaaaaaataaaaatatccaaCTGTAAAAGTTtacaccaaaaaataaaagttataaaattgttAAGTATGAAGTACAGCTAAGAGTGAAAAAATAAACAGTACAAGATTAAGAAATCATCGCTTTCTAGTTGGAGGTAACTGTGTCATGCGAGTCTTCATCTTCTGAAACTGTTGTAAGATATCTTCATCATCAATACTTTTATAGATTTTTTGTTATGTAAAACATACGAGACAATCGTTCATGAACTGATTTCCCATTTTGTTTCGCAAATCTATCTTGATGATATTCATACATGGGAACACTCTTTCAATTGTTGCAGTTGCAACCGATAATGTTAATGTCAACCGAATAAGTAGataaatcaaaagaaataaacGATCTTTTCCCGTCTTAAACATCATTTTAGCAAGGCCACCAATATCATGAAGATCACAAAAATCACTTGTATTTCTAACATCAAAGATGTAAGTTTGAATTTAACCAcgaaaaatgataatattagCACTTGAAAAATTTGATGGATATAATTCAGCAAGTCGAAGTAACTTAACATGGTCAAATGCCTCAAATGAATTCTTTGGATTTAGACATGATATAGATGAAAGCAATTCTGAATTTGACTCCGGAAAACGATTATTCATCTCGTTAGAAATTAAATCTATTACTGCACAAAATAcatcaaaaagaaaatgatgTAGGTCTGTAATTTGGAGCTCACTTGATTTCAAACGACTACGTGTAGGAACAAAATATTCCATATTGGGTATAATAATGCTTTGCTTCTCACAAAAAATCTTCCATATTGGAAAGCAAATATGACATACTTTGACGTTGATTTTGCAAATCTTCACACTTTCTTCTAGCCAAATTATGAAAACTATTAGATGCACCAATATGAGTTTTAAAggcttttttagcatttttccAATTGATAAATCCCTTTGATACAAAAGCTTTCCCACCGGATTGCAATCCGTAATCTTGTTTGAAAAGGTAACACCACGGACAATATACATTATCTTTAGAAACACTATATTCCGACCAATTAAATTCATCAAACAAATATTCTTTtaagtttcttttcttttcttctattTGTCATTTAGGAAAATCATGCCCCTTGGGTTGACACTGACCCTTTAACAAATACTCCATACAAACTTGATCTCGAATACTAAAATCATATGAATTAATAGGTTTGCATTCACCTGGATCATCAATGATATTACTACTCGTGTTCTTTTTGAATCAACCATGTTAGGAATATTAGAAGATTCTCTGATTGAGAGTCGTgatctttttattaaaaatttatccatTGCCTatacaattattaaattttacaagAATTAGTTAAAAATACACTTTAACAAATACTACATACTGTGTGCATAacaaattttaacatatatatattaaacaaaCAAACTAGAGTCTTTTATAAAAGGAaaagtataattaaataaaaaattgctaAGATGAAAGTAAACCTGACACAATGTTTCTTAATTTCTAGATTTTGTTGTTTGACTTTTTCTTCTAAAGTCCCACTTTAGATTTAATttgttctaattaattaaaacctaaCAATTAACAACAATTCTAACTCCTGGATAAATGAAGCTAAAAAAGGCCCACACTGTATAAATTTTTGTTCTTCAAATTAATGAGGTAGGGCCCAGGCCCATCCTGGCCATACCCTACATCCGTTACTGGTCCTAATTtaaatctatatatttatatattaaaactaaaGTGTAAAGTTCTGTACATTGTACAAGACTTCACACTTTTTATGGCTGGAGAGGtttccattttaattaattgctcaCGAGACCCATTGTGTAGTCCCCATGAGACATGGCCTATACaaagataaaattttcttttttttagacGCAGCACAAGTGCCAAATATTTCTTTACACattatttgtaattattttcaggTGGAGGGCCTTATTgtgtgcaattttttttttcaactctCATGTCTCATCCGAGACATATCTCTTCAGTGCTTACACCACAAGACCCCTCATACACTATACATTTTCTTAGATGCTTTGCTCCTCGGGGAACTCAATTGGCAGGATACTATTCGTTTTTCTTGGATGCTTTGCTCCTCTAGTACCTCAATTGGCAGAAGCAAAAAATAAAGGCTTGATAGCTTCACACAAATCGTGAATTATTTTCCATGGTAGTTGTGCATTTAATTCCCAACACTATTGTCTTTCACAGAACCTGCTccgttggaaaaaaaaaattacagctaCCCCTATATATCTACATAGCTAGACtggattgaaaaatatttattcgAGAACCAAAGTATACCTTTAGCCACCGTGGATCACAGACGACCTTTCCTTTTCTTGAATAAAATACAGCATCAATTGTTACTTAATCACACAGCGAAATTGCTTCGAGTATATACAATCATTCACAATTAGATATAGATTTTGCTAAAAGTTgtcggttaattttttttcggtATTGTTAATTTTTTCCGTCTACATATGAAGATTTAAAAAACTCATTTTATACCACGTTTTCAGGACATGAGTTTTAAGTTTTTGTTTTAAGTAGTTCAGTGAAAAAAACGTAAATGGGGCTTTACGTCAACGGTTTGCTTTAAATATACAAGAGTTGACAGATTTAGCAAATCTAAACACTGATACACATGAAGATATAGCGACTAAAACATATGTTAGCATATCGACGCAACAACTTTAACTTGGCATATAAACATAATGATTATCATAAGACATTGCTAAGAACCATACTTGGCACAATAACTTTAACTTACTACCATTTCAGTGAAGAACCAGTTTCGTACCTCTGCTTTGAGTAGGATCACGTGTTTTATATACGATTAGCGAGCGACCTTGCTTGGCGTGACAAATTCGGTGTTGACGTTGTTGCGCATCTTGCTTGTGCTATTGCACAAGTACTGTCGGCGATCTCGCTTATGCCGAGCAAACTGAAGGTTCTCGCGATGTAGACTGCAGATCGCAGTCGGTTTGTTTCAGAGACAGATGTTTCTTTCGTTGGATGTCTTATTCGGCTTTATATGACATCAAGTAGTAGAGTTGTGTCAGTAATAATGGTGCCGGTGTAACATTGGTTGAATATGCCTGAGATTTGTGTATGATGTGGTATTAGACGCCAGGGGCGGAACTACGTTAAGGCTCGGGTAGGCTTGAGCCAGGGATGGCGTTGGGAAATCGAAGGCGAACTGGTTGAGGCACGATGGAGTTGAGCGGCAACAGCTACCTATTCAAACATTTAGCCTTGGTTGTAGCTGTGCAGCCGTATGAACGAACtcagaagtccaaatatgtaacatagtgtataaaccgggcccatgatcccgaggcccagcaaaccagcaacttccggagccgattccgggctaacccTAACTCAAAATCAACTCCGAATCAAACAAGCATAACCGGATCGACGAGAagcacaactctcgtgatctgaccgaGAGCCCATTCTAACCacaccgatggtcaaaacccgcgcgagtgccaggcactcaaagtcaacgaggtttaaaagtatctctaaccttgtatgtatatccaactgtcCCTGAGCATGCCTGCAAAAGCTgcaatgtttactgctttccaaaagcattccaaatcaaataataaccggttaaaggactaatcacctaaaattgacccattaatgcaattccagcctatcacttagacatcataggactaatacgaaaatgtagtaaatggttgtataggtttttcaagactcacctaataaaatcattcaatcacatttatacatccggttttaggctttgtgcatgtaaaatatctaGACCAGTCAGACTTATGctacttgctagaaacctctaagattagatgtatgtttaggagtacatactacttgcctcaaatgtcagtccagatcgagtTATATGCGCGTccaacgtgtttactgctttcataattgtttatttacaactttcatatcctgtgaactgaaTGTAATGTTGcgatgagatataaaacgaatatgtccagtaaataaagccggtaacagataagccataCATAAGAGTTTGGGGGAGGTTCAcaaaccctagtctttggtccgatgcacgatagtcttaccggaggcgattAAAGCTATCcaatcggttaaaaggcatttcctagttgaactaggtggcgggtccattttcaaaccatttccagattgagaagtcagccataagcattgggcgagcggcccccaaaccccgctccgctcatagTACCATTCAATAAATGCCTAGTCACATGCCCCATATTTGTCCATATCATAAAGATCACTAATGCTCTCCCGATCCACGCGGCCTTTCATTCATTGGCCAGAGTTAACTAACTGAGAGTGTGGTGCGCTTTTCGACTTTTGTTAACAGAAGTACCTTTTAAAACGGATTTACAAAGTACAAGgacaaactaaaaaaaattccagGGACGAAATGAAGAAAAAAGTGAAAGAACAAGGACCTTAGACTATGTGCTTATCATGATGCTGATTGGCCAAGTTGACCTTCGGTCGTGAACCTTTATTTGTCTATGTAATTTTTCCAGTGATTCCCAtgtgtttgaaaattaaacaacaAGACGTAATTTCTTCTGCTGAAGCAGAATATCAATCGAGAGCATATAATACGTAGAAGTTAAAGtaacttaaataattattactgaggtgatttttttaatatgaatattttcaagtAATTATGTGATTGTCAAACCGCTTTGTATATTTCAAGTAATTATGTGATAGTCAAACCGCTTTGTATATTGCAAGTAatccaatttgtttttttaacataAGAAGCACAtctagattattattttatttgcaaaCAATGAAATTCATTGTCTATTGATGTGACACATCCTTtaaagtaaatattattttacttaTCGTAATAAAATAGATTAAACATAGGactaatttcataaaaaaatcacgacctttacacgaattttcattttaatcacgacttttaaaagttggcatttagTGACAcaatcttttattttgtttcaaatctatcaccaaagtaaaattcagtGTGTTTTTTCtaactaaaaattcctaatcttACATACTCTAAGTGAAAGATAATAATAGAtggtgtcgatttataattttagtgtttcattaatggtttagtgaggaatttagtcaacaaaaatacactgaaatgatgaatttaaaaaaataaaaggtcataGTTTTATATGGAAATTTTTAATGGGCatgattgaaataaaattttgtgtaaaagtcgtgatttttttatgaaattaacccttaaatataCTATTAAAAGTAAAACGATTAAACAAAATTTCAGATATAAACTTATTTGGTTTTACAACAATGCTGGGGTACCAAGCAAGCGCATCTGGTGTAGTGGTATCATAGTACCCTCCCACGGTACTGACCAGGGTTCGATTCCCTGGATGcgcattttaacatttttttgtttttattgccTTAAACTAAAGCTAATTATGTGCCTTGGTCATAGTGGAAGCAATCCAAGGTACATTCAGCAACACACATTATCTACATATCAATTTCAGTATTTAGTTTCCGGTAAATAGAAGTACATAATATTTGTCAGTACTAGATAATAGAGACTACAATTATTATTCCTAAAAAGGAGGTTTTAAGAACTTTTTAGCCACTTCATGGGCCATCCAA
This region of Mercurialis annua linkage group LG1-X, ddMerAnnu1.2, whole genome shotgun sequence genomic DNA includes:
- the LOC126664793 gene encoding ERBB-3 BINDING PROTEIN 1; this translates as MSDDEREEKELDLTSPEVVTKYKSAAEIVNKALQLVIAECKPKAKIVDVCEKGDAYIREQTGNMYKNVKKKIERGVAFPTCVSVNNTVCHYSPLASDETLFEEGDVVKIDMGCHIDGFIAVVAHTHAIQEGAVTGRAADVIAAANTAAEVALRLVRPGKKNKDVTDAIQKVAAAYDCKIVEGVLSHQLKQFVIDGNKVILSVSNPETRVDDAEFEENEVYAIDIVTSTGEGKPKLLDEKHTTIYKRAVDKNYHLKMKASRFIFSEISQKFPIMPFSARALEEKRARLGLVECVNHELLQPYPVLHEKPGDIVAHIKFTVLLMPNGSDRITSHALQELQPTKTIDDPEIKAWLALGTKTKKKGGGKKKKAKKGDKAGESTEAEPVDDATNGAETQE